A portion of the Paenibacillus hamazuiensis genome contains these proteins:
- a CDS encoding metallophosphoesterase family protein, protein MRIGVVSDTHLSPRADRLPQALVDGLQGVELILHAGDWTSPHIADLLGEIAPVDGVAGNNDGSDIIARFRMKKLLTLGSHLVGIVHGHIGSRSTLDNAIEAFRGDGPDVIIFGHSHIPYIGKHQGALLFNPGSPTDKRFQPKYSYGILELGQGEAKATHYYYEAKQ, encoded by the coding sequence ATGCGCATAGGCGTAGTCAGCGATACGCACCTGAGCCCGCGGGCGGATCGGCTGCCGCAGGCGCTCGTGGACGGACTGCAGGGCGTGGAACTGATTTTGCACGCGGGAGACTGGACCAGTCCGCATATTGCGGATTTGCTCGGAGAAATCGCGCCCGTCGACGGAGTGGCGGGGAATAACGACGGAAGCGATATCATCGCCCGTTTCCGCATGAAAAAGCTGCTTACGCTGGGGAGCCACCTTGTAGGCATCGTACACGGACATATCGGCTCCCGGTCGACGCTGGACAACGCGATAGAGGCTTTCCGCGGCGATGGCCCGGATGTTATCATTTTCGGGCATTCGCATATTCCTTATATCGGAAAGCATCAAGGAGCGCTGCTGTTCAACCCGGGATCGCCGACCGACAAACGGTTCCAGCCCAAATATTCTTACGGTATTCTGGAGCTGGGGCAGGGAGAGGCCAAGGCGACTCATTATTATTACGAAGCGAAGCAATAA
- a CDS encoding glycosyltransferase family 2 protein: MGQDRVQGKALIVIPAFNEQHNILKVIGDIRESLPDFDILVINDCSHDATSAYARKADGIKVIDLPYNLGIGGAVQTGFKYAHARGYEYMVQIDGDGQHLPREVVKLLGAMERSGSDMVIGSRFLDIQSFRTTWLRRFGIKVFYVLFRLLIKTKVTDSTSGFRIYNSKSIELLSRHYPDDYPEPDAIILLKKHGLSICEVGVEMREREHGSSSITPIKSPYYMAKVILSILFSYTRTRW, translated from the coding sequence ATGGGACAAGATAGGGTTCAAGGAAAAGCACTGATCGTCATTCCGGCTTTTAACGAGCAGCACAACATATTAAAAGTGATCGGGGATATCCGCGAGAGTCTCCCCGACTTCGATATTTTGGTCATCAACGACTGTTCGCACGACGCGACTTCCGCTTATGCACGAAAGGCGGATGGAATCAAGGTGATCGACCTTCCGTATAATCTTGGCATCGGAGGGGCCGTTCAAACCGGCTTTAAATATGCGCACGCACGCGGTTACGAGTACATGGTGCAGATCGACGGGGACGGGCAGCATTTGCCGCGAGAGGTCGTCAAACTGCTCGGCGCCATGGAACGAAGCGGCAGCGATATGGTGATAGGATCGCGTTTCCTCGATATCCAGTCGTTTCGCACGACGTGGCTCCGAAGATTCGGCATTAAAGTGTTTTATGTGCTGTTCAGGCTGCTGATTAAAACCAAGGTGACGGACAGCACGTCCGGATTCCGCATTTACAACAGCAAAAGCATCGAACTGTTAAGCAGGCATTATCCCGATGATTATCCCGAACCGGACGCCATCATTCTCCTTAAAAAGCACGGGCTGAGCATTTGCGAGGTCGGCGTGGAAATGAGAGAACGGGAGCACGGCTCTTCCTCTATTACGCCGATCAAAAGCCCTTATTATATGGCTAAGGTAATTTTATCGATATTGTTCTCCTATACGAGAACAAGGTGGTGA
- a CDS encoding spore germination protein has product MAIVYLEGYAAPGVVEEIKKRLTQIEMDSIVGSGYIEEFISDHPYSPFPVTRSTERPDAAAASLISGKVALLVNGTPMTLLMPVTFWYGFQSVEDYYTNFIFATMLRWLRFIFAFFAMVLPAVYVAVTTFHQEMIPTSLALSLANAREVVPFPAMMEILIMEVTFEALREAGVRLPRPVGQTISIVGALVIGQAAVQAGIISAPIIIVVAMTGIASFLIPHTSMSQAFSIMRFPMVICGGMFGLYGVSAGVIALLIHISMMSSFGVPYLWPLAPFNRTGLEDVLVRAPWHVMYKRQQHIQMMLEMRKR; this is encoded by the coding sequence GTGGCGATTGTTTACCTGGAAGGTTATGCTGCGCCGGGCGTGGTCGAGGAAATCAAAAAACGCCTCACGCAAATAGAGATGGATTCCATCGTCGGCTCCGGTTACATCGAGGAATTTATCAGCGACCACCCATACTCGCCATTCCCTGTAACGCGATCGACCGAGCGGCCCGATGCTGCCGCGGCATCTTTAATTTCCGGAAAAGTGGCACTGCTCGTCAACGGTACGCCGATGACGCTTCTAATGCCCGTCACTTTCTGGTACGGCTTTCAATCTGTCGAGGATTATTACACCAACTTCATATTTGCAACGATGCTGAGGTGGCTCCGGTTTATATTTGCATTTTTTGCGATGGTGCTTCCCGCCGTCTATGTAGCCGTTACGACATTCCATCAGGAAATGATCCCGACCAGCCTGGCTCTAAGTCTGGCGAATGCCAGAGAGGTCGTTCCGTTTCCGGCCATGATGGAAATTTTGATCATGGAGGTAACCTTCGAGGCGCTTCGGGAAGCGGGCGTCCGGCTTCCCCGCCCGGTCGGCCAAACCATCAGCATCGTAGGCGCACTCGTGATCGGACAAGCGGCGGTGCAGGCGGGAATCATATCCGCCCCGATCATCATCGTCGTGGCTATGACCGGCATCGCGTCGTTTCTGATTCCTCATACGAGCATGAGCCAGGCGTTCAGCATTATGCGGTTCCCCATGGTGATTTGCGGAGGTATGTTCGGACTTTACGGTGTAAGCGCAGGGGTCATTGCGTTGCTGATCCACATCAGCATGATGAGTTCCTTCGGCGTACCTTATTTATGGCCGCTCGCGCCCTTCAACCGCACCGGACTGGAGGATGTTTTGGTTCGGGCACCCTGGCATGTCATGTATAAAAGGCAGCAACATATTCAAATGATGCTGGAGATGAGGAAGCGATGA
- a CDS encoding glycosyltransferase family 39 protein has product MDLFYQKYLYRLNQIYHKYKEPAYRLYDRYKDCDFIYYIPFALLSLNVRISHYFYRLKPGNSLPQADDSQWYIDYARNLLAHFKIGLEMNDILYFGYNVLLAVLLAIFKDPHAIIIIQAITAGLSVILVYKIAKILFNRLTAVLACYFFYDKYDITLWAMYILSDSFFISLLLLCVYLLLKSFESEKRIYKILFAASALYMIVFRPAGIITIAFILVYILLRMPGQKLLGFLKKYRLAIGGVLVAGLSAVIFLYAGHKLDPLITSMQFNAKKVLYNIYARGWIYDKPSDYDMPYKPNYNINILNSLILSFIINNWDHVLALYGRRIIAFLGSWVWKTDVSSMKGIFNLLVNLIPTVLFLLGTYAAIANKLFRRASILWLLVLSVFVFCIVFFIDGMYRYKAPGIPFIVIIAAYGADIVIRRLIVVAKKYVGMRVWDKIGFKEKH; this is encoded by the coding sequence ATGGACTTATTTTATCAAAAATACTTATACCGGTTGAATCAAATATATCATAAATACAAGGAGCCGGCATACAGGCTCTATGATAGATACAAGGATTGCGATTTCATCTATTATATCCCGTTCGCACTGCTTTCCCTCAATGTAAGAATCAGCCATTACTTCTACCGTTTGAAGCCCGGCAACAGTCTTCCCCAGGCGGATGATTCTCAGTGGTACATCGATTACGCCCGCAACCTGCTTGCCCATTTTAAGATAGGCTTGGAAATGAACGATATTTTATACTTCGGGTATAACGTGCTGCTTGCCGTACTGCTCGCCATTTTCAAGGATCCCCACGCCATTATTATCATTCAGGCCATAACCGCTGGCCTCAGCGTCATTCTTGTGTATAAAATTGCGAAAATATTGTTTAACCGGCTAACCGCCGTGCTCGCCTGCTATTTCTTTTACGACAAATACGATATCACGTTATGGGCGATGTACATTTTGTCGGACAGCTTTTTTATCAGCCTGCTGCTGTTATGCGTCTATTTATTGCTCAAATCGTTCGAATCCGAAAAGCGAATTTACAAGATCCTGTTTGCCGCATCGGCTTTATACATGATCGTATTCCGGCCGGCCGGCATCATCACGATAGCCTTTATTCTGGTTTATATCCTATTGCGCATGCCCGGTCAGAAGCTGCTCGGTTTTCTCAAAAAATACCGTCTTGCGATCGGAGGAGTGCTGGTTGCCGGACTGTCGGCTGTCATTTTTTTGTACGCAGGGCATAAGCTCGACCCGCTCATTACTTCCATGCAGTTCAATGCCAAAAAGGTATTGTACAATATTTACGCACGGGGGTGGATATACGACAAGCCGTCCGACTACGATATGCCTTACAAGCCGAACTACAACATTAATATATTGAACAGCCTGATACTTAGCTTTATAATAAACAATTGGGATCACGTGTTGGCATTATACGGAAGAAGGATCATCGCTTTTCTCGGGAGCTGGGTATGGAAGACGGATGTAAGCAGCATGAAAGGGATCTTCAACTTGCTCGTCAATTTGATTCCGACGGTTTTATTTTTGCTGGGCACATATGCCGCTATAGCAAACAAGCTGTTTCGAAGAGCCTCCATCTTATGGCTGCTTGTCCTGTCCGTATTTGTATTTTGCATCGTTTTTTTTATCGACGGAATGTATCGGTACAAGGCGCCCGGCATTCCTTTTATAGTAATCATTGCCGCTTACGGGGCGGACATTGTTATCCGTAGATTGATAGTCGTTGCCAAAAAATATGTGGGGATGCGGGTATGGGACAAGATAGGGTTCAAGGAAAAGCACTGA
- a CDS encoding GTP cyclohydrolase II, which yields MTVTKHVDPSVVSLLQEKVKSIKTRKGAIYLVGPIRLPVNLMGETILFQWYCWLNCDEATEDMGRIIAKLSSANLAEYQQSSVLVHGDFQNADHALIRFHSICHTGDIFGSKRCDCGYQLKQSLKHIAEHGAGALFYLANHEGRGIGLFSKALAYILQENGYDTVDANLKLGFADDERNYSDAIEVLKALRTKPVTLITNNPRKLEALRAAGLDVEDRVQLWGDVSEYNEKYLKTKIERSGHLNEGNGCCDND from the coding sequence ATGACCGTTACGAAGCATGTCGACCCAAGTGTCGTTTCGCTTTTGCAGGAAAAAGTAAAATCGATCAAAACACGGAAAGGAGCCATCTACCTGGTCGGCCCGATCCGATTGCCGGTTAATTTGATGGGGGAGACAATTTTGTTCCAATGGTACTGCTGGTTAAATTGCGACGAGGCGACGGAAGATATGGGACGGATCATTGCCAAGCTATCTTCCGCCAATTTAGCCGAGTACCAGCAATCGAGCGTACTCGTTCACGGCGATTTTCAAAACGCCGATCATGCGTTGATCCGCTTTCATTCCATCTGCCATACCGGAGATATTTTCGGCAGCAAGCGCTGCGATTGCGGCTACCAGCTGAAACAATCGCTGAAGCATATCGCTGAGCATGGTGCGGGTGCGTTGTTTTATTTGGCCAATCATGAAGGCAGAGGCATCGGGTTGTTCAGCAAGGCGCTTGCATATATTTTGCAAGAGAACGGTTACGATACCGTGGACGCGAATCTGAAGCTCGGCTTTGCGGATGACGAGCGTAACTACAGCGACGCGATAGAAGTGCTGAAGGCGCTTCGAACGAAGCCGGTCACGCTCATTACGAACAATCCGCGAAAATTGGAGGCTTTGCGGGCGGCGGGACTGGACGTCGAAGACCGGGTCCAGCTTTGGGGAGACGTTTCCGAATATAACGAGAAGTATTTGAAAACGAAAATCGAGCGTTCCGGCCACCTGAATGAAGGGAACGGATGCTGCGATAACGACTGA
- a CDS encoding Ger(x)C family spore germination protein, protein MKPSAIMMRCILILTVSAMLTGCWDRKEIDELALVMASGIDMTDDDQIELTLQIALPTGMPGLLQGSAKGKPVMAISVKGSNAHELIGQLQQRLSRKIFFGHRGIVIIGESFARHGIDQVLDTLLRFPESRYNSYILTTQGASAKEILQLPYHMELIPAIGMKTMQAAKYSTATKIDEFLNSVSTHEIQPYTAAIRRTKMQEGESGFEIDQTAVYLDNKLVGYLSGKHLKAFRMMHDQAKRLKLAIKIEPEKKFTKGTLTVDILHFEKNIRTFVDAGGSLQAEVSVRANSRVSANDTTLNLSKTADLTRAESALSQELHDMIAGMISQTQDEFKSDVVGFGKALHTQHPEEWKKLKSGPWLEAYPKMSVRVNAELRIVRVGRTQESGHLLEER, encoded by the coding sequence ATGAAGCCGTCCGCAATCATGATGCGCTGCATCTTGATCTTGACCGTCAGCGCGATGCTTACCGGCTGCTGGGATCGTAAGGAAATAGACGAGCTCGCTCTCGTTATGGCAAGCGGCATCGATATGACAGACGACGACCAAATTGAACTGACACTACAGATCGCTTTGCCTACCGGTATGCCGGGACTGCTGCAAGGCTCGGCGAAAGGAAAACCGGTTATGGCGATTTCGGTAAAAGGATCCAATGCGCACGAGTTGATCGGCCAACTGCAGCAGCGGCTGTCCCGTAAAATTTTTTTCGGCCATCGCGGTATTGTTATTATCGGCGAATCCTTTGCCAGACACGGCATCGATCAAGTTCTCGATACACTGCTGCGGTTCCCGGAAAGTCGTTACAATTCCTATATTTTGACAACACAAGGGGCGTCGGCCAAGGAGATTTTGCAGCTGCCATACCACATGGAACTGATTCCCGCAATTGGGATGAAAACGATGCAAGCCGCAAAATACAGTACGGCCACCAAGATCGATGAATTTCTCAATTCGGTCTCCACCCATGAAATTCAGCCGTATACCGCGGCCATTCGGCGTACGAAGATGCAGGAGGGCGAGTCAGGGTTCGAGATCGATCAAACCGCCGTATATTTGGATAACAAGCTGGTCGGATATTTGTCGGGAAAGCATTTGAAAGCGTTCAGAATGATGCATGACCAAGCCAAACGGCTGAAGTTGGCAATAAAGATCGAACCGGAGAAAAAGTTCACGAAAGGTACCCTTACCGTTGATATTCTCCATTTCGAAAAGAACATTCGCACTTTTGTGGATGCTGGCGGGAGCTTGCAGGCGGAGGTGTCCGTCCGGGCGAATAGCAGGGTCTCAGCCAACGATACGACCTTGAATTTAAGCAAAACCGCGGATCTTACCCGCGCAGAGAGCGCGTTATCGCAGGAACTGCACGACATGATCGCCGGCATGATCTCGCAGACTCAAGACGAATTCAAGTCGGATGTTGTCGGTTTCGGGAAAGCGCTGCATACTCAGCATCCGGAGGAATGGAAGAAACTGAAGAGCGGCCCGTGGTTGGAGGCATATCCGAAAATGTCCGTCCGGGTGAACGCCGAGCTGCGAATCGTTCGTGTAGGAAGAACGCAAGAGTCGGGGCATTTGCTTGAGGAACGCTGA
- a CDS encoding alpha/beta hydrolase, with the protein MAIHHVPFFSGALYSRKTCCVYVPPGYDSSDEDTAYPVIYLLHGLYGHQLSWLQNGSAEPTLDRMIESGELRPCIVVMPDDGGYDHGTFYIDWYDGSGHFEQYFVYDLVPHIDRNFRTAADRRHRVLSGLSMGGFGACYLALRHPDLFGAAASLSGALGSTAEFGEKEFARSNFGRIVGPAGGPYARERDLYRLAESKIGSPDRPALYFNCGVEDYLHPMNMAFKRHLDAIGYPYRYEEFAGEHNWAYWTGHLPDALRFLEDWFAGQSHVGS; encoded by the coding sequence ATGGCCATTCATCACGTGCCCTTCTTTTCGGGGGCGTTATACAGCCGCAAAACTTGCTGCGTTTACGTTCCGCCCGGGTATGACAGTTCCGATGAGGATACGGCTTATCCCGTCATTTACCTGCTGCACGGGCTTTACGGCCACCAGCTGAGCTGGCTGCAAAACGGCAGCGCCGAACCGACGCTCGACCGCATGATCGAAAGCGGTGAGCTTCGCCCGTGCATCGTCGTGATGCCGGATGACGGCGGGTACGACCACGGTACGTTTTATATCGATTGGTACGACGGCAGCGGCCATTTCGAGCAATACTTCGTCTACGATCTCGTCCCGCATATCGACCGCAACTTTCGTACCGCCGCGGACCGCAGGCACCGCGTTCTGTCCGGGTTGTCGATGGGCGGCTTCGGCGCCTGTTACCTCGCTTTGCGGCACCCCGATCTGTTCGGGGCTGCGGCGAGCCTATCGGGAGCGCTCGGCTCCACAGCCGAGTTCGGCGAGAAAGAATTCGCCCGCTCGAATTTCGGCCGTATCGTCGGGCCGGCCGGAGGGCCTTATGCCCGCGAACGCGATTTGTACCGGCTTGCCGAATCGAAGATCGGGTCGCCGGATCGGCCAGCGTTGTATTTTAACTGCGGCGTCGAAGACTATCTGCACCCGATGAATATGGCGTTTAAACGGCATTTGGACGCGATCGGTTACCCGTACCGGTACGAAGAATTCGCCGGAGAGCATAACTGGGCGTATTGGACCGGGCATTTGCCCGACGCGCTCCGCTTTCTGGAAGACTGGTTTGCCGGCCAAAGCCATGTCGGGAGCTGA
- the ytxJ gene encoding bacillithiol system redox-active protein YtxJ, whose product MANWKEITTVEEWNSLFEGSNEKPFVILKHSTRCPVSTNALEEYDSYLGKSPNEDVNYYMVKVIESRPVSNKIAEDTGITHASPQILYIKDKSAYWNTSHWSITLEHMTAVLN is encoded by the coding sequence ATGGCCAATTGGAAAGAAATTACGACCGTCGAGGAATGGAACAGCTTGTTTGAAGGTTCGAATGAGAAGCCGTTCGTCATATTGAAGCACAGCACCCGCTGCCCGGTCAGCACGAACGCGCTGGAGGAATACGACAGCTATTTGGGTAAGTCGCCGAACGAAGACGTGAATTACTACATGGTCAAGGTGATCGAGTCCCGTCCGGTATCGAACAAGATTGCCGAAGACACCGGCATCACTCACGCTTCGCCGCAAATCTTGTATATCAAAGACAAATCAGCGTACTGGAATACCTCGCATTGGTCCATCACTTTGGAGCATATGACCGCTGTTCTTAATTAA
- a CDS encoding GerAB/ArcD/ProY family transporter: MKITGLQLFWMILIMEVGMTLVMTLTPGVQAAGQDLWISILIAGCIAMLIAWIVTNAAHLHPGQDLIRLSQTILGSVFGKIVVVVYLVQWYTIIPIVLRQFTDVINIMIMPETPKLAVMIVMVLLISYAAYYGGIVSIARCSEMLGPIVVLMIVLVLLTSLNNVDVRNLLPVFVDNGAQAILKGALPSASYLGHCVEYLMLAAFLYQPEKGKPYVYWAVGGATFLVLVAMTMTLTTISVHMSPRLWYPFFEMTRKISLFGFIENLDPLTIITWVASVFIKLAVYLFIAAYGTAELLGIKNWRNLVLWIAPVIVAFALLPKNVTQATSNYLLNYWVPVAMPVNMIGLPLLLLVVGKIRQRRNGAGSS; this comes from the coding sequence TTGAAAATTACCGGGCTTCAGCTTTTTTGGATGATTTTGATCATGGAAGTCGGGATGACGCTGGTCATGACGCTTACGCCGGGAGTACAGGCGGCAGGACAGGATCTGTGGATTTCCATCCTGATCGCCGGTTGCATTGCGATGCTGATCGCCTGGATAGTCACCAACGCCGCCCATCTCCATCCCGGACAAGATCTGATCCGCTTAAGTCAGACCATCCTGGGAAGCGTATTTGGCAAAATCGTTGTCGTCGTCTATTTGGTGCAGTGGTATACCATCATTCCGATCGTGCTCAGACAATTCACTGACGTCATCAATATCATGATCATGCCGGAAACGCCGAAACTTGCGGTTATGATCGTCATGGTGCTGCTCATTTCCTATGCAGCTTATTACGGTGGTATCGTATCCATTGCGCGCTGCAGCGAAATGCTCGGGCCTATCGTTGTTTTGATGATCGTGCTTGTATTGCTCACGAGCCTAAATAATGTTGACGTGAGGAATCTGTTGCCGGTATTCGTGGACAACGGGGCCCAGGCGATCCTCAAAGGCGCACTGCCTTCCGCTTCTTATCTTGGACATTGCGTCGAATATCTTATGCTCGCAGCGTTTCTGTATCAGCCCGAAAAAGGAAAGCCTTACGTTTACTGGGCCGTCGGCGGCGCCACATTTCTGGTGCTCGTTGCGATGACGATGACGCTCACGACCATTAGCGTCCATATGAGCCCCCGGCTATGGTATCCTTTTTTCGAGATGACGCGAAAAATATCATTGTTCGGATTTATCGAGAACCTCGATCCTTTAACCATAATCACCTGGGTGGCCAGCGTGTTCATTAAATTGGCGGTATATTTGTTCATCGCGGCTTACGGAACCGCCGAATTGCTCGGGATCAAAAATTGGCGGAACCTGGTGCTTTGGATCGCTCCGGTCATCGTGGCATTCGCTTTGCTTCCGAAAAACGTGACGCAAGCAACTTCGAATTATTTGCTTAATTACTGGGTGCCCGTCGCGATGCCCGTCAATATGATCGGACTTCCTTTGCTGCTTCTTGTAGTGGGGAAGATCCGGCAGCGGAGAAACGGAGCCGGATCTTCCTGA
- a CDS encoding ATP-binding protein, translating to MQPIAKTDPLQEVNPFQLPDKIYGRDAELLLLGEAYRRVLQGGHETIFVSGDSGIGKSRLIYEFHKSVAGGSALFLKGKFEQFRRDEPYQAIVQAIHEYVRHLLTLRKEELANIRRRIADAAGGNCQILLDIAPDLELVVGKQPPVQKLPPAEMQNRLVGTTLQFMKAVATAEQPLILFLDDLQWADPASLHWLETITAGSELSYLLLIGAYRDKEVGGAHPLGRLMTKLAKSPLPRLQHFRLDPFSAEQALHLLVDTFSAESEALSPLAGLLIRKTKGNPLFTRQLLKSLHDRKLLSFDRQKRSWQWDLGEIDELHLTENMTDFLAEKVRRLPQELQWFLMTAACIGSTFSLRLLSEAVGMEIGTAEQLAKLAEREGIVAVFRKDRASASDSEAPESDAPEQIYHFVHDRMQQAVYSMISKDKCCEIHRSIGSAMLRLYNPQQQESAVFDIADQWNKGMDRLAVPREKEQLVRLNIAAGRKAKQNTAFETAHKYFAKCTQLLDKNSWKLQYQLTLSVYMNLAETEYLCGHFEEAERSFSLILQHVKTNREKAEAYNLMMVLYTNIGMHEKAMEVGLEGLRLFGIRVPIAPNRALIAAELVKSRWKLGLKKPVDLLYIPQMTDPDHKAVIMLMVNLIPPVYFLDPDTYVLLMLKMFNFSLDHGNSEGSPLAYMIYGVILSALLGRLQSGCAFGSLSRQLSEQFQNLSIRGKVYFMAGAFTCNIKEHLAGHVGLLQKSYRLGLESGDLVYAGYAIAHSFMMRVMCGDSLEDIYRESEEYAPFVCRTKDRDTMLILTSVQRFLLFMKDRDWRQEDLQPGEFIDAKTLDALKGLANYAPIHTYYSLQLQAHLILDRPEDAKTVYDAAGPTIASLFGLVHVHLYRFYGALALTRFYGKASAPEQRQIRKTLHGHRRFLAKWAKHSPDNYLHQLLLVEAEMHRISGRFTVAWDKYDQAIREARRHGYVQIAALASEWAGRLYADTGHNQAGTYLNEARRLYAEWGCGRKQ from the coding sequence TTGCAGCCGATAGCCAAAACCGATCCATTACAAGAGGTAAACCCTTTTCAATTACCGGATAAAATATACGGCCGGGACGCGGAGCTCCTGCTGCTTGGCGAAGCTTACCGCCGCGTTTTGCAGGGCGGTCACGAAACCATATTTGTGTCCGGAGACTCCGGAATCGGAAAATCGCGGCTTATTTACGAGTTTCACAAATCGGTGGCCGGCGGCAGCGCCCTGTTCTTGAAAGGCAAGTTCGAGCAGTTTAGGCGGGACGAGCCTTATCAGGCGATCGTTCAAGCGATCCACGAATACGTCCGACATCTGCTCACGCTCCGAAAAGAGGAGCTGGCGAATATAAGGCGGCGCATTGCGGACGCCGCCGGCGGAAACTGTCAAATTTTGCTCGACATCGCCCCCGATCTCGAGCTTGTTGTCGGCAAGCAGCCTCCCGTTCAAAAGCTGCCTCCGGCCGAAATGCAAAACCGGCTTGTAGGCACGACTCTGCAATTTATGAAAGCGGTCGCTACCGCGGAACAGCCTCTTATCCTGTTCCTCGACGATTTGCAATGGGCGGACCCTGCATCGCTGCATTGGCTCGAAACGATTACGGCAGGCTCGGAATTATCTTATCTGCTGCTCATCGGGGCATACCGCGACAAAGAGGTCGGCGGAGCTCATCCGCTCGGCAGGCTGATGACCAAGCTGGCCAAATCCCCCCTTCCCCGGCTGCAGCATTTCCGACTGGACCCGTTCTCCGCAGAGCAGGCCCTTCACCTGCTTGTCGATACGTTTTCCGCCGAATCGGAAGCGCTCTCCCCTTTGGCCGGGCTGTTGATTCGCAAAACGAAAGGCAATCCGCTATTTACCCGGCAGCTTCTCAAATCGCTGCACGATCGCAAGCTGCTTTCTTTCGACCGACAAAAGCGAAGCTGGCAGTGGGATTTAGGCGAAATCGACGAGCTGCATCTAACGGAAAACATGACGGACTTCCTCGCCGAGAAGGTTAGGCGGTTGCCTCAGGAGCTGCAGTGGTTTCTGATGACAGCGGCATGCATCGGAAGCACCTTTTCCTTGCGTTTGCTCAGCGAAGCAGTCGGCATGGAGATCGGTACCGCCGAACAGCTTGCCAAACTTGCCGAACGTGAAGGAATCGTCGCCGTTTTCCGCAAAGACCGCGCCTCCGCCTCCGATTCCGAGGCACCGGAATCGGATGCGCCGGAGCAGATCTACCACTTTGTCCATGACCGGATGCAGCAGGCTGTTTATTCGATGATTTCGAAAGATAAATGCTGTGAAATTCACCGCAGCATCGGCTCCGCAATGCTGCGGCTCTATAACCCGCAGCAGCAGGAATCCGCCGTTTTTGACATCGCCGACCAATGGAACAAAGGCATGGACCGGTTAGCCGTACCGAGGGAGAAAGAGCAGCTCGTCCGGCTTAATATCGCAGCCGGCCGCAAGGCCAAACAAAACACCGCCTTCGAAACGGCGCATAAATATTTTGCGAAATGCACGCAGCTTCTCGACAAAAACAGCTGGAAGCTCCAATATCAGCTTACGCTGAGCGTGTATATGAATTTGGCGGAAACGGAATATTTGTGCGGTCATTTTGAGGAAGCGGAACGGTCCTTTTCGCTGATTTTGCAGCATGTGAAAACGAACCGGGAAAAAGCCGAGGCGTATAACCTGATGATGGTGCTGTATACGAACATCGGCATGCATGAAAAAGCGATGGAGGTCGGGCTCGAGGGACTGAGGCTGTTCGGAATCCGCGTACCGATCGCCCCGAACCGGGCTTTGATTGCGGCGGAGCTTGTCAAATCGCGCTGGAAGCTCGGTCTCAAAAAGCCGGTCGATTTGCTCTACATTCCGCAAATGACCGATCCCGATCATAAAGCCGTCATCATGCTAATGGTGAATTTGATCCCGCCGGTTTATTTTCTCGACCCCGATACTTACGTGCTGCTGATGCTGAAAATGTTTAATTTTTCGCTCGATCACGGAAACTCGGAAGGCTCCCCGCTCGCTTACATGATTTACGGCGTTATTCTGAGCGCCCTGCTCGGCCGGCTGCAAAGCGGCTGCGCGTTCGGATCGCTCAGCCGGCAGCTCAGCGAACAGTTTCAAAACCTGTCGATTCGCGGCAAAGTATATTTTATGGCGGGAGCGTTCACATGCAACATCAAGGAGCATTTGGCCGGCCATGTTGGGCTGCTTCAAAAATCTTACCGGCTCGGGCTCGAATCGGGCGATTTGGTTTATGCCGGCTATGCGATCGCACACAGCTTTATGATGCGGGTCATGTGCGGCGATTCATTGGAGGATATATACCGGGAGTCCGAGGAATACGCTCCGTTCGTGTGCCGGACAAAGGATCGCGATACGATGCTTATTTTGACTTCGGTGCAGCGGTTTTTACTGTTTATGAAAGATCGCGACTGGCGGCAAGAAGACCTGCAGCCCGGGGAATTCATTGACGCGAAAACATTGGATGCATTGAAAGGCTTGGCGAACTACGCCCCCATCCATACTTACTACAGCTTGCAGCTGCAGGCGCATTTGATCTTGGACCGTCCCGAGGATGCCAAAACGGTGTATGATGCGGCAGGCCCCACCATTGCGTCCTTGTTCGGCCTCGTTCATGTTCATTTGTACCGGTTTTACGGGGCTCTCGCGTTAACGCGTTTTTACGGCAAAGCTTCCGCCCCCGAGCAGCGGCAAATCCGCAAAACATTGCACGGGCACCGCCGCTTTCTCGCCAAGTGGGCCAAACATTCTCCCGACAATTATTTGCACCAGCTTCTGCTCGTGGAAGCCGAGATGCACCGCATCTCCGGGCGCTTCACGGTCGCATGGGACAAATACGATCAGGCCATCCGCGAGGCACGGCGCCATGGTTACGTACAGATCGCGGCGCTGGCCAGCGAATGGGCCGGCCGACTGTACGCGGATACCGGCCACAACCAGGCCGGAACATATTTGAACGAAGCCCGGCGTCTGTATGCCGAATGGGGCTGCGGGCGAAAACAATAA